A single Streptomyces sp. 2114.4 DNA region contains:
- a CDS encoding tetratricopeptide repeat protein, with translation MSPPMPPPLRRARPGPPVLTPALDDAQLALAVEALTLGQWARVRTLLAGTGAQWDLRGHRLTVLATCPGSAAWAGDWLLAEPDSGDAATLLALATVHLALRGESGTGAAAQACATAARMLPDDPTPWLGALILARRTGTPGERAHAFHQVCARHRDHHHAHHLMTASLAEQLPGVADDPRHPVHVFAARAAARAPADSPLALLPVVAHAERYRVLAAAGLAPPDPAGWGHWSTRRARQVLQAAVDWWLEWEGEEHPRRKIDLNFLAHAAFHQGRTAEAATLFQRIGPHATRAPWSYPGRDGAGAFRAARATALCRAREAAAP, from the coding sequence ATGTCGCCACCGATGCCGCCACCCCTCCGACGCGCCCGCCCCGGCCCCCCGGTGCTCACCCCGGCCCTGGACGACGCCCAACTGGCCCTCGCGGTCGAGGCGTTGACGCTCGGCCAGTGGGCCAGGGTGCGCACCCTGCTCGCCGGGACCGGTGCGCAGTGGGATCTGCGCGGCCACCGATTAACCGTCCTGGCCACCTGCCCCGGCAGCGCCGCCTGGGCCGGCGACTGGCTGCTCGCCGAACCGGACAGCGGTGACGCCGCCACCCTCCTGGCCCTCGCCACCGTCCATCTCGCCCTGCGCGGCGAGAGCGGTACCGGGGCCGCCGCGCAGGCCTGTGCCACCGCCGCCCGGATGCTGCCCGACGACCCCACCCCCTGGCTCGGCGCGCTGATCCTCGCCCGCCGCACCGGCACCCCGGGCGAACGGGCCCACGCCTTCCACCAGGTGTGCGCCCGCCACCGCGACCACCACCACGCACACCACCTCATGACGGCCTCCCTGGCCGAGCAGCTGCCGGGCGTCGCCGACGATCCGCGGCACCCGGTCCATGTCTTCGCGGCCCGCGCGGCGGCACGTGCCCCCGCCGACTCCCCGCTCGCCCTCCTCCCCGTCGTGGCGCACGCCGAGCGCTACCGCGTCCTCGCCGCCGCGGGCCTGGCTCCCCCCGACCCCGCGGGCTGGGGCCACTGGTCCACCCGGCGCGCCCGGCAGGTGCTGCAGGCCGCCGTCGACTGGTGGCTGGAATGGGAGGGCGAGGAACACCCGCGCCGCAAGATCGATCTCAACTTCCTCGCCCATGCCGCGTTCCACCAAGGGCGGACCGCCGAGGCCGCCACGCTGTTCCAGCGGATCGGTCCGCACGCCACCCGCGCCCCGTGGTCGTACCCGGGCCGCGACGGCGCGGGCGCCTTCCGCGCCGCGCGGGCCACCGCACTGTGCCGCGCCCGGGAGGCCGCCGCCCCGTGA
- a CDS encoding FAD-binding dehydrogenase: protein MAYDADVIVIGAGLAGLAATAELVDAGRKVILLDQEPEQSLGGQAHWSFGGLFLVDSPEQRRLRIRDSHELAWQDWLGTAGFDRPEDRWPRSWAEAYVDFAAGEKRSWLHRQGVRLFPVVGWAERGGYDATGHGNSVPRFHITWGTGPGLVAPFERRVRAGVARGLVELRFRHRVTGLSRTAGSVDTVSGEVLEPSDAERGRPSSREVAGAFELKAQAVIVTSGGIGGNHELVRANWPERLGKPPRRMLSGVPAHVDGKMLGIAEAAGGRIINRDRMWHYTEGIDNWNPVWPQHGIRILSGPSPLWLDARGKRLPVPLFPGFDTLGTLEHIMRTGHDHTWFVLTQKIIEKEFTLSGSEQNPDLTGKSIRGVLGRARAGAPGPVRAFMDRGADFVVERSLTDLVRRMNELTKEPLIGEEALRDAIVARDREIAHSFTKDLQVTAIRGARAYLGDRLIRTAAPHRLLDPQAGPLIAVRLNILTRKTLGGLETDLSSRVLTDGGTPLPGVYAAGEAAGFGGGGVHGYRSLEGTFLGGCLFSGRTAGRAAARAVS from the coding sequence ATGGCGTACGACGCTGATGTGATCGTGATCGGAGCGGGGCTCGCGGGCCTGGCGGCCACCGCGGAACTGGTGGACGCCGGACGGAAGGTGATCCTCCTCGACCAGGAGCCCGAGCAGTCCCTCGGCGGACAGGCCCACTGGTCCTTCGGCGGTCTCTTCCTGGTGGACTCCCCCGAACAGCGCCGGCTGCGCATCCGCGACAGCCATGAGCTGGCCTGGCAGGACTGGCTGGGCACGGCCGGCTTTGACCGGCCCGAGGACCGCTGGCCGCGCTCCTGGGCCGAGGCCTACGTCGACTTCGCGGCCGGCGAGAAGCGCTCCTGGTTGCACCGGCAGGGCGTACGGCTCTTCCCCGTCGTCGGCTGGGCCGAACGCGGCGGCTACGACGCGACCGGACACGGCAACTCCGTCCCCCGCTTCCACATCACCTGGGGCACCGGCCCCGGGCTGGTGGCCCCGTTCGAGCGCCGGGTGCGGGCCGGGGTCGCCCGCGGACTGGTGGAGCTGCGCTTCCGCCACCGGGTGACCGGGCTGTCGCGCACCGCGGGGAGCGTGGACACGGTCAGCGGCGAGGTCCTGGAGCCCTCGGACGCCGAGCGCGGCAGGCCCAGCAGCCGCGAGGTGGCCGGCGCCTTCGAGCTCAAGGCCCAGGCCGTGATCGTCACCTCGGGCGGTATCGGCGGCAATCACGAACTGGTGCGCGCCAACTGGCCCGAACGGCTCGGCAAGCCCCCGCGGCGGATGCTGTCCGGGGTGCCCGCGCATGTGGACGGCAAGATGCTGGGCATCGCCGAGGCGGCCGGCGGCCGGATCATCAACCGCGACCGGATGTGGCACTACACCGAGGGCATCGACAACTGGAACCCGGTCTGGCCGCAGCACGGCATCCGGATCCTGTCCGGACCGTCCCCGCTGTGGCTCGACGCGCGCGGCAAGCGGCTGCCGGTGCCGCTCTTCCCCGGCTTCGACACCCTCGGCACCCTCGAACACATCATGCGGACGGGCCATGACCACACCTGGTTCGTCCTCACCCAGAAGATCATCGAGAAGGAGTTCACCCTCTCCGGCTCCGAGCAGAACCCCGATCTGACGGGCAAGAGCATCCGCGGCGTGCTGGGCCGGGCCAGGGCCGGCGCACCGGGGCCGGTGCGGGCGTTCATGGACCGTGGCGCGGACTTCGTCGTCGAGCGTTCGCTGACCGACCTGGTGCGGCGGATGAACGAACTGACCAAGGAGCCGCTGATAGGCGAGGAGGCGCTGCGCGACGCGATCGTGGCGCGGGACCGGGAGATCGCCCACTCCTTCACCAAGGACCTCCAGGTGACCGCGATCCGCGGGGCCCGCGCTTACCTCGGGGACCGCCTGATCCGCACCGCGGCGCCACACCGGCTGCTCGACCCCCAGGCCGGCCCGCTGATCGCCGTACGGCTGAACATCCTCACCCGCAAGACGCTCGGCGGACTGGAGACCGACCTCTCCTCGCGGGTGCTGACCGACGGTGGCACACCCCTGCCCGGCGTCTACGCGGCGGGCGAGGCGGCCGGGTTCGGCGGCGGCGGGGTGCACGGCTACCGCTCGCTGGAGGGGACCTTCCTCGGGGGCTGCCTCTTCTCCGGCCGGACGGCGGGCCGGGCGGCGGCGCGGGCGGTGTCCTGA
- a CDS encoding DMT family transporter — translation MTVILLALGAACCLGLGFVFQQAAAQHAPMKDYLSVRLLLDLVRMPLWLAGIGLMVVGMALGAMALGMGDITLVEPLLATNLLFAMALSRRLTRQRLGRSGWAGLWLLAGGVTAFIVAGRPQGGQRSTDHLWQWLIMGMVLGTALLLAAVAKRERVHVSLEAALLGIAAGLIYGLQDALTRISGEHFGEGGWSALVTSWQPYAIVVLGVLALVLVQSAFESAPLRLSLPALTAAQPLAGIACGVGFLGDQLRVTPGALAWEVAGIVAVVAGIVLIGSHPAMPPGSGRREDVRELQPH, via the coding sequence GTGACGGTGATACTGCTCGCCCTTGGAGCGGCCTGCTGTCTGGGACTCGGTTTCGTGTTTCAGCAGGCCGCGGCACAGCACGCCCCGATGAAGGACTACCTCTCGGTGCGGCTGCTGCTCGATCTGGTGCGGATGCCGCTGTGGCTGGCAGGTATCGGTCTGATGGTGGTCGGGATGGCGCTCGGCGCGATGGCGCTGGGGATGGGCGACATCACTTTGGTGGAGCCCCTGCTGGCCACCAACCTGCTGTTCGCGATGGCGCTGTCGCGGCGGCTGACCCGGCAGCGGCTCGGCCGGAGCGGCTGGGCCGGGCTGTGGCTGCTGGCGGGCGGGGTGACGGCCTTCATCGTGGCCGGGCGCCCCCAGGGCGGACAGCGCAGCACGGATCATCTGTGGCAGTGGCTGATCATGGGCATGGTGCTGGGCACCGCGCTGCTGCTGGCGGCGGTCGCCAAGCGCGAGCGGGTGCATGTGAGCCTGGAGGCCGCCCTGCTGGGGATCGCGGCGGGACTGATCTACGGGCTGCAGGACGCGCTGACCCGGATCAGCGGGGAGCACTTCGGCGAGGGCGGCTGGTCGGCCCTGGTCACCAGCTGGCAGCCGTACGCCATCGTGGTGCTCGGTGTGCTGGCGCTGGTGCTCGTTCAGAGCGCCTTCGAGTCGGCGCCGCTGCGGCTCTCGCTGCCCGCGCTGACCGCCGCCCAGCCGCTGGCCGGCATCGCCTGCGGGGTGGGGTTCCTCGGTGACCAGCTGCGGGTGACGCCGGGGGCGCTGGCGTGGGAGGTGGCCGGGATCGTGGCCGTCGTCGCGGGCATCGTGCTGATCGGCAGCCATCCGGCGATGCCGCCGGGGTCCGGCCGGCGCGAGGACGTACGGGAGCTGCAGCCGCACTGA